The Sulfurimonas sp. genome includes the window CTTGAGGGTTGTAATTTACAAAACTACATTTTCCATGAGGAACAACAATTTTTAAACCATTTACTTCTTTAATATAAGTTTTCATAATTTAGCCTTTTCTTTTAATATAGTATATTATTACTATACTTTTTTACTTTTATTTCTTTTAACCGCCACAATCCATGTATCATTAAATCTCTTTTAATTTTAGGATATTGTTTGACGGTCTGTTCTGAAACTGATAGATATTTTGCTAGTTCTTTGTATATTGGTTTTTTTATTTTATTTATAATTTAATCCTCCTCTGTCTTGAAAAATCTTTTTTCAAAATCTTGTGCCGATAATTCTATTTCTTCTATTTTTTCATGTGAATTGTGTTTGCCTTTTCCATTTCTAAAAAGTTTGAATGTAAAGTTATCAGTATAACCAAAAGATAACTTATAGCCATCTTTCCCACTTTTTCTAATTAATTTTGATGGATGCCAAAATAAAAATTCTGTTTTTGGAACTTTAATTAAAGTCGCTTTTATTGTTTCAGTTTGAACGCTGTTTGAGTTAATTTCTATGTTCTTCCACATTTTAAGTCCTTTTTCTTTTGATATAGTATATTATACCTATACCTTGCTTAAATATAACTTAAAAAGTATATTATTACTATACCTTTTTCTATTTTAAATGCTCAAATATTAAATTAAGACCTTTTGATATAGTGTCTACTCTTACATCGCTGTACCGTTCTTCTACCATTGCATTAGTTGAATGCCCTAAGATTGCTGCTGCAACATTAGAACTAAGTCCAAGCTCATTTATTGTTGTGTTACCTATTAAATGTCTTATATCGTGTATGCGGAATGATTTAGTAATTTTTGCTTCTTTTTTTATTCTTACCCATGCTTTTCTAATATCTTTAAACTTAGTTCCAGTTACTGGAGACTTAAAAATATATTCACTTTTATCATCTATGTTTAAAAGAATCTCAAATAAAATATCTGTAATCGGATGTTTTTTATTTTTCTTTGCTTTATTTATCTTTGCCGGTATTTCATAAACTCTATTATTTAAATCTATATAATCCCACTTAAGATTTAAAATCTCTGATTTTCGATGTCCATGAAATAAAAAAGTGAATATACCTCTATACACTAACTCATTAAAATTTAAAATTGTAGAAAAGAGCTTTTTTGCTTCATCATTTGTAAGCGTATATTCAACGGTGTTGTCAAATTTTGGAAGTTCTACATGATTGGCAGCATTAAAATTTATGTATTTCATTCTAATAGCATAGTTTAATGTTGCTTTTATAATATTATTTAAATGCTTTGCAGTCTGAGGAGCATAACCATTTTTTAACATTTCGTTTATAATTTTTTGGATTTCACCTGGGACAATATTATTTATTAGCTTATTAGCTATTTTATTTTTTATATGCTTTTTAAAGTAGTATTCTTTCGTTTCTATTGTTGCTGTGGTTTGCACTTGTTTAACTGATTCTATATATTCATCAAAAAGTTTTTCAAATGTATAAATTTTTTTAATCTCTTGAGAGTCTTTATTTTTATATTTAGCTCTAAGAGTTTCTTTATTTATAAATGCCATTCTGGCATTTGTCTTATAATCGTCGTTACTATAACCTACTGTTCTTTTATATTGATCTTTACCTATTTTAAATGAGCCTACAAATACAGTTCCTTTAATTGGATGTTTGTATGTATAGATTCCTTTATGTTGTGTTGCGGTTAACTTTGGAAAAGCCATTTAAATCCTTGGGTCATACTTTAGGTCATACTTAATATTGTAAAGATATGTAATTATATTCGGAATATTACCGCATATAAACTTAATAATCAGGCTCAATATCGTGAAATAGCCCCTCTGTATCAATTTGTATATTTAGACCTTCTATCTCATAAGCCGGGGGTCGGGGGTTCAAGTCCCCCTCTTGACACCATCATTCTAAGATAATTTACTTTTTAGGTGGTACTTTTTGTAGGTAAACACATGTTGTAATTACACAATTACCCCTTCACTTTTAAATATACCAACCGTTACTTTTTCAATTACTAAATAGTAACTACACAATTACAAGTCCAACCATGTAAACTCAAATACCCAAATAAGACCTATAAGATATACCTTTTGAGCCTAATATTGCAGGAATTGCCCCATAGAAAAACCTAATGCTACAAACTGCAATGTATACAATAAAAGTAAAAAGAGATATTTTGTTATCTAAAATTTTAAAATTCATTAAAATCTATAGTTAAGAGCTACTCCAAAACTTTGTGGTGCTCCTGCTCTTGCATACCAAGCATTACTTACTTCGAAGGCTCTTGTTTTATACTCTTCATCTAAGATATTATTTCCATAAATATATACATCATAATCATCTTCTTCATATCCAATCTTGATATTTGAAATAGCATAACTTTGTGATTTTGTATTTCCATTATCAAAGTACAATTTACCAAATTTTGAATAGTTTACACTTGCATATATACCACTTGCATCTCTATAAGTAGAACTAAGATTAAAAGTAGTTTCAGGTACATCAACAACTTTTTTCCCACTATAATTTACTGTTCCCCTTGAATAAGAATCATATTTAGCCTCCACTTTAGATATTCCCATAGAGATACTTAAGTTATCTGTTGGCATATAGTCCAATTCTAATTCAACACCTTTACTTGTAGCTGTTGAAGCATTATCAGTATATACAGAAGTTCCTACTAAAACTTCTACTTGCATATCATCCCATTTTATATAGTATAAAGAGCCGTTTAAACTTAAATTATTTGCAAGTGATGATTTGAAACCTATTTCATAATTTGTAGTAAATTCAGGTTTATAAGATGTTCCCATTTTCTCTTTATCATTAAATCCACCACTTCTATATCCTTTAGAAATAATGACATAAGGTATAAAATTTTCATTTTTTTCATACATTAAAGATAGTTTTGGTAACCAAGCATCAAATGTTTTACTTTTATTGCCAGTTTCGTTAGCATACCCCATTGCTGCTAACATACCAACTCCACCAATACCAGTTTGGGTATAGTTAAATTCTTTTTTCTCTCTATCATACCTAAGACCAAAAGTAATTTTTATATCATATATTATTTTACTAACTTCACCAAAAAGGGCTGTTCCTGTTGTTTTGGTATCACTTTTTTGATTTAAAGTTTCTCCCGGTACTCCCATACCCATATTGGCAAAATTCATCCAAGTATTGTATTCTCTTTTATCTTTTTCTAATAATAAAAACACTCCACCAATCCACTCAAAATCATCATTGTTATTTGACATAAATTTCAACTCTTCACTTATATAATCTATATCTTTTGCTAAATCTAAATATACTAAATCAAATGGATTAAAATCTACATCATTTGCACTTTTATATTGTTCATCTCTTACAGAAGTTATTGATACAATTTTCATATCTTCAGTATCATACTTTAAGTTTAAATTTAGTCCTTGTGACTTTTTAGATGTTTTACCCAAGGCATCTACATTGATATCTTTTCTTAAATCTTTTGAATCATAAGCTGCAAATTGTGCATAAGATGGAGAATCACTATCTTGCTTTTCATACCCTAAAGTAAATTTTAATTTATCATTTATTCTTCTATCTAAAAATACTCTAAAGTCTGTAGTTATATTTTTACCTATCTTATCATCATTGTTATACTTATTTGTAAAATAGCCATCTGTTTTTGTATATCTAATAGCTGCTCTTAATACTGTATCTTTATTGATAATCTTATTTATATAAGCATTTGTTTTAATAGTATTAAATGAGGAGTAATCAATCCCAATTTTAGCACTATCTTTCATTTTACCTTTTTTTGTTACTATATTTACAATACCAGCTTCAGAATTTCTACCATATAAAGTACCTTGAGGTCCTTTTAATATTTCAATTCTCTCTATATCAAATAAAGCCATATCTAGCCCACTATAATATATATCATCTACATAAAACCCAACAGCAGGTATTCCTGTCATTCCACCTGTAATCCCTCGCATAGAAGCAAATGTAGTCATGGCAGTTGGTCCTGTTTTGGTTATGTAAAAACTAGGAGTCAAGCTTGTTAGTTTTGTTGTTTCATCAATATTCTGATCTGCAATTTTAATATCATCTACAACACTAACACTTCCCGCAATTTGAGATACTTTTTTGTTGCCTTGTTTGTTTGCTGTAACTGTGATATCATTGAGTATTGTTGTTTCTGCCATCAATATACTTGATGTTATTATACTCAATACTATTGCTACCCATTTAGTTTTTTTTATCATTATTTCTTTCCTTTCAAGAATAGTTAAATTTAATTACACTATACTTTAGTTAATAATAAATATCAATATCAATATCAATATCATTTTTATTATAAAAAAATTATGAAGGATTAAAATGTCTAAAGTAATATCTTTTTTGGATATAGAAGAATATACCAAACAGAAACTAAATACAAATACTAGTGATGAACTTATTATTCCAGACACTTTGGGTATAGGTACTTTTAAACATATAAATATTTCCAATGGTATTGGATTGACTCAAATAGATATAAAAGTAAAAAAAGATTTCATAATAAAAAATAAATTTGAAAAAAAAATGTTTTCCTTTACTAGTTTTCTACAAGGAGATATGCTATATCATAATTATGATTTTGATATTAGTAAAAAATTTGAAACAAATCAACTCAATATTTCTGCTTTAAATTGTGAAAATGGTACAAGCTTTTACAAAAAAGGCTCACATGTAAAAGCGATAAATATTTTTACATCTAGTGATTTTTTAAAACAAAATATTTTAGAAAAAAATTCTGATTCTAAGATAAATACAATTTTGTATAAATTAGAAACAAAACCTTATTTTGATTTTATAAATCAATCCCCCTGTAGTTATGACACAATATGTAAATTACATAATATTTCATCATTAAATTCTCATAATAAACTTCAAAAACTATTTATACAAAGTCAAACTTATGAACTCTTATATGATTGGCTCTCATCTATACAAAATATACAACAGAGTTCTATAAATCAACAAGAAAAAGCATATTTAGCTAAAGTACAAGAGTATATAATACTTAATTTAGATAAGGAGATTAGTCTAAAAATACTAGCAAAATTAGCAGCTACAAATGAAACAAAATTACAACAAAATTTTAAGCTTTACTTCAAAACTACTGTATTTAAATATATTTTAGAATGTAGAATGATAAAAGCGAAAAATCTATTAAAAAAAGGTAAACATTCAATCTTTGAAATTTCTTCATTTGTAGGTTATAAATATCAAAGTAATTTTTCTATAGCTTTTTTTAAAAAATATGGAATCTCTCCAAAAAATATAATTAAGTCAGCTTATTGACATATACTTTTTTGCTAAATACTCAACTATTTCTTCGCTTGAACCTCTAAACTCTACTTGTTCAAATCGTTTTTGAATTTGATAGTCATACATTGGATCATAATACTCAATTAAAAGAAACTCTATCCATTTTTTATGTCCTTCAATCGAGTTTTTTTGTAACTGCTCATTAAAAGCTTTTTCAAATATATCACAGACCTCTTTATGCCTCTGGCTCCCAAGTCTTTTTTTTATTCTATGCATCGCACCCAGTATTTCATCCCTCCATTTTTCAATATTATTTGCATACATTGTTTGTGCTTGGAGTACATATTCATAAAATGTTATCTCTACTCTTTTCTTTATTGGTGTTTCAAGTATTATTAGTGGAGCTTTGGAAAGATAGTCTGCAAAAATTTTAGGGATAAATACACTACCAATACGATTACCTTCATCTTCAAAAACTATGTATTTTAAACTCTTATCCAGTTTTTTAATAAGCTCATAAGCCATATCATTTTCAAAATTTATTTGTGAAGGTTGTGGAGTATTTTTTTGACCAAAAGATGAACCTCTGTGATTTGCTAGACCTTCAAGGTCTATAGAGTTTTTTAAAGTTTTAAGTAGGATTGTTTTTCCAGAGCCTGTACGGCCACCAAGGATAACTGGCTTAAAATTGTTGATAGACTCTTCTATTTCAGTTATAAGATAATTTCTAAAGGCTTTATAACCACCTTTAATTCTTGAAATATCGTTCCCTGATTGGCTAAGCCATTCTTGTGATATTTTTGAGCGTTGACCACCTCTAAAGCAAAAAAGCTTGGCATCAGAATTTTCTTTTATAAAGTTCGACCATGCTTGAACACGCTCATTTTTAATCCTACCGCTAACAAGTTTATACCCAAGTTTTACAGCTTCGTTATTACCATGTTGTTTATAACAAGTCCCTATTTTATGTCTCTCCTCATCATTAATAATTGGCAGATTTACTGCATGAGGAAATGAACCTTTTTTAAATTCCACAGAAGCACGGACATCAATAAGAGGTGTAGAGTTTAAAACGATAGACTTGAAGTCATTACTGAACATTAATTTACACTTTTACAAAAAACTATAGTTTTCATAGTCTTAGTATTACTAAAAAATCTATTATTTTTGATAACCCATCCTCTACTTTTTTGTACAATAATATTACCACACATAATCTTTTTGTTGGCTCTGAAATCTTTATATAGCTGTACTTTTCTATTTTTTTCATAAAAGCCGTATAGAGCTATTAAGAATATTACAATAATGAATATAACCACTCCATATATAAAAGTTTTGTTATTTTTGTTTTTCATACAAGATTATATCTATATTTTAGAACCCTCTAAACATCTGAGGTACAAAAGCCCTCTCGCCAACGATTAAAGCATTATTCAGTTCTTCTATGAGTCTAGCCTTTTCTCTTGGTAAGTTCCCTGCTAGATGCAGAGCATTAGAAGCGTGGTTCGAACGAAATATGACATTGTTAGTTGGGTTTAATAGTTCTAAAAACTTTTTTTGCTCTTGCAGTAGTTCTATATCATCCAACTTCTCAAAGTCGTTGAAGTGTTTGTAAAATTTTTCCTTTGCATCTTCTTCAAGTCCTAGTTGCAAAGTTGAGAGGTAGTTTACTCTTGTGGCATTCATGACTTCTGCACTTTTCTTTATATGCTCATCTGAATACTTTATTCCACCCATGCCAAGTATGACTGTTGCAGATATTTTCAGTCCTGCATCTGAGGCTTTATTTAGTGACTCGATGATTTCGCTTTGATTTACACCTTTTGTTATCTTCTTTAAAACTGTGTCACTGCCCGTCTCTACTCCGTAGTAAATAAGATTTAAACCATTTTCTTTTAACGCTTCTAACTCTTGACTAGATTTGTTAAGTATGTTTTGTGCAGATGCGTATAGAGAAACGCGTCCTAATTTTACAAATGATTGTTTTAAGTACAAAAGCAGTTTTAACAGATAGTCCGTATCAAGGGCTAGAGCATCTCCGTCTGCTAAAAATACTTTTCTAGCATCTGGATATGAGTGAGAAAGGGTATCAACATCTCTAAAGACATCTTCTATGACTCTTACTTCAAAGCTCTTTGTTTTGTACATAGAGCAAAATGTGCAGTTATTGTAGCTACAACCGTATGTAGCTTGTATGATGATATTGTCAGCTTCTGCAGGTGGTCTGTAAAGCGGGTATGAATATTCTAGCATCTATGATTTAAGCTATAAACATCCACTTAGCAGCTATTACTATAAAAAGTCCTAGAACTATTACAAGTTTATGAAAGTGATGTTCCATAAAATTGCTCTTTTTGCCCTTTGTATATCTTACATAAAGGTTTGATAAAACTCCTGCAACTATGACTAATACTAAAACAATTTTAAATACCAATATCTTTTGCAAATCTGTTTGGATGAAACCTGCATCCGAGTTGATGTACTTTGACATCATCATACCACCTGTTAAAACTAAAAGTAAAAGTGAAAGGGGAAATATCTTAAAACTTCTTTGTCCAAGTGTCTTGTTTATTTTTTGTTGTGTTTCTTTTTCAAACTTGTTCTTAAGTGTTGAGATAACAGCCAAGTCACTAAATACATAACCTAAAAAGATTATTGCTAAGATAAGGTGTATAATATGCGTATATGGATAAATTGCTTCCATAATTTCTCCTATTAAAATTTAATGGGATTATACATAAAGAGTATAAATTAAACATTGACAAGGTGCAATATTGTAAAATGCCTTAAAAACAGGAAAACTCCAGTGAAAAAGTATATTTTTGGTGTTGTTGTTGTTAGTGTTATTTTTTTCTTTAAACCTATTGTATCTCATTTAATAGAAAACTATGCATCTGCACTATTAGAACGAAAAGTAAAAATCACTTCACTTAGCATCATCCCTTTAAGTGCAAATGCTTATGTTTCAAAAACAAACAACACTATAATTGCAAATGTCATCAGCATCTATCCACTTAAAGTTAGAGCCTACTATCGTGGTGACATAGACGCTTTTAAAACTTACCATCCACTAAAAGGTTATGGAGAAGCTACTGCAGACATCTACTATGACAAGTTACTTCTTATAACTGCTCAAGCTTCTCTTTACGAAGCTGACGCAAATGTTACAATAAAAGAAATGCAAAATAACTGGTTCGTTGGAGTAGATGCAACTTCTTTAAACCTAAAAACACTTCAAGAGCAAAATGCTCAAGAAGTAAAAGCAAATGCAGTGCTTGACCTTTCACTAAAACTCTACACAGATGCAAACATATCTATAAACTTACAAACTAAAACCATAAATATTTTAGGAACAGAGTTTAAAGATGTAGCTATAAAACTACTTCATGAGAAAGATAACTTCAAACTTATTAGCTCATTTAAGCCTCCAAATTTTCACAAAACAAGTGTAGATGCTAATGCTACTTTTAAAGATGGAAATATTTCAGCCTATACAAAGATAGGCTTTAGAAATGAGAATATAATTTTAGACAATTTAAACTTTAATACTAAAAACCTCCATACTACACTTCACACATCTTCGCTTGGAGGTGAATTAAATATTACATATAAAGAAGATTATCTCTATTTAGATGCAAAAAATATACATCTTTCAAAAGTTCTTAAAACTACACAACAAAAAATAAAAGCGCGTGGTTATCTAAATCTAGAGGCTAAATTAGACATAAAAACACTAGATGCTGACTTTCTATTTAGCTCTCCTTGGCTCGTTTACAATAAACAGAGAATAGAAAAAGTTAAACTATCCGTTCCAAACTTAAAATATAAAGACAATAAATTAACTGCTTCATACAAAATAAGTGCCTTCTTTATGAAAAAACTGGACTTAAAAGAGCATAATATAAGCGTAATAGCGGATGGTTCATACAATCTAAAATCAAAACTACTAAAGTCTAACTTCAAAGCATCTGTGCCACTTAAAAATAATTTACTTGATATGAAAGGAAAAGTAACTTATCAAAATAACTTAAAACTGCAAGTATCTAGTTCTAGTTTTGAGTCTCAGACACTTTTAAAATTAGAAGATAAAAATTTTAACTTTTACACTCGTAACTTAAATCTTCATGCTCTAACTGCTGCACTTAATAAACCTATCGTATTCTTTGGATATATTGATGTTGAGGCAAAAGGTAATCTCAATAATATGGACTTTAACATAAATAGCGAAGAACTACGAAGAAACTTTAAACTAGGAAGAGTAGACAACTATTTATCACTAGATATTCAAGGAAACTATACCCCAGAACTACTATCTATTAAAAATAAACTTATTTTAAACTATAAAAAAGAGCATATACCGCTAAAGCTAAACCTAAAAATAGAGCCTGAAGCTCCATATAATTCTAAAGGGTCACTTTTTCATAAAGAAGATAAATTAGTGATACACTCTTTTTCTTATGAAAATGAACAAGTAAAAAGTGACTTTCTTTTTGATGTAAAAGAACTCAATTTATATAGAGCATTAATGGCAAATAAATTCCGAGGTCCAATGAGAATAGAGGGTACATATAAAGATGCATTAAATATAAAAACAAACTCTCTTGGAGGAGAGATAAGGTTTGTGCTAGACAAGCAAATAGCTTCACTATATATGAAAAAAGTTGATATTACAAAAGTTGCTAAACTCATAGAACAAAATGGCATACTTAGCCATGGAGTCATTGATGGAAATGCTACTTACAATATAAAAGAAAAAACTGCAAAAACAAATATAGCCCTTAGAGATGCTATTTTAACTGGTATAAATATAGATGAAAAAATATCATCTATAAACGATGCAATGGGTCTCAATATTATAAATTTATCAAAGTCTGTTATCTCTAACTTTTCAGATACAAATTCAAGTTATACAAAGATAAATCATCTACAACTAAATGCCTCATTAAAAGATAAAAAGATAAAACTTGATGATGTAGCATTTTCAACTGACAAGTTTCTCATAGTAGCTATTGGTGACTTTGAGCAAAACGGAGATATAAATTCACTTGATGTTAGCATCGTAAACAAACAAGGATGTGCAATAATCACACAAGCCTTAAAAGGAAATATTAAAGACCCACAGACAGCAAAGACTACATCAACTATTGTTAATATAACACAAAGAATTCCTACTTCTATTTTGAAGACAGGAAGAAAGATTCTAAACATTGGAACACAAGCTATTGATGATGTCGCTACATTTGGAGTAAATAAAATCTTAAAAGCAGATACCAATATATCTATAATTTCAG containing:
- a CDS encoding tyrosine-type recombinase/integrase — protein: MAFPKLTATQHKGIYTYKHPIKGTVFVGSFKIGKDQYKRTVGYSNDDYKTNARMAFINKETLRAKYKNKDSQEIKKIYTFEKLFDEYIESVKQVQTTATIETKEYYFKKHIKNKIANKLINNIVPGEIQKIINEMLKNGYAPQTAKHLNNIIKATLNYAIRMKYINFNAANHVELPKFDNTVEYTLTNDEAKKLFSTILNFNELVYRGIFTFLFHGHRKSEILNLKWDYIDLNNRVYEIPAKINKAKKNKKHPITDILFEILLNIDDKSEYIFKSPVTGTKFKDIRKAWVRIKKEAKITKSFRIHDIRHLIGNTTINELGLSSNVAAAILGHSTNAMVEERYSDVRVDTISKGLNLIFEHLK
- a CDS encoding radical SAM protein produces the protein MLEYSYPLYRPPAEADNIIIQATYGCSYNNCTFCSMYKTKSFEVRVIEDVFRDVDTLSHSYPDARKVFLADGDALALDTDYLLKLLLYLKQSFVKLGRVSLYASAQNILNKSSQELEALKENGLNLIYYGVETGSDTVLKKITKGVNQSEIIESLNKASDAGLKISATVILGMGGIKYSDEHIKKSAEVMNATRVNYLSTLQLGLEEDAKEKFYKHFNDFEKLDDIELLQEQKKFLELLNPTNNVIFRSNHASNALHLAGNLPREKARLIEELNNALIVGERAFVPQMFRGF
- the mnmH gene encoding tRNA 2-selenouridine(34) synthase MnmH, with the protein product MFSNDFKSIVLNSTPLIDVRASVEFKKGSFPHAVNLPIINDEERHKIGTCYKQHGNNEAVKLGYKLVSGRIKNERVQAWSNFIKENSDAKLFCFRGGQRSKISQEWLSQSGNDISRIKGGYKAFRNYLITEIEESINNFKPVILGGRTGSGKTILLKTLKNSIDLEGLANHRGSSFGQKNTPQPSQINFENDMAYELIKKLDKSLKYIVFEDEGNRIGSVFIPKIFADYLSKAPLIILETPIKKRVEITFYEYVLQAQTMYANNIEKWRDEILGAMHRIKKRLGSQRHKEVCDIFEKAFNEQLQKNSIEGHKKWIEFLLIEYYDPMYDYQIQKRFEQVEFRGSSEEIVEYLAKKYMSIS
- a CDS encoding AraC family transcriptional regulator, with the protein product MSKVISFLDIEEYTKQKLNTNTSDELIIPDTLGIGTFKHINISNGIGLTQIDIKVKKDFIIKNKFEKKMFSFTSFLQGDMLYHNYDFDISKKFETNQLNISALNCENGTSFYKKGSHVKAINIFTSSDFLKQNILEKNSDSKINTILYKLETKPYFDFINQSPCSYDTICKLHNISSLNSHNKLQKLFIQSQTYELLYDWLSSIQNIQQSSINQQEKAYLAKVQEYIILNLDKEISLKILAKLAATNETKLQQNFKLYFKTTVFKYILECRMIKAKNLLKKGKHSIFEISSFVGYKYQSNFSIAFFKKYGISPKNIIKSAY
- a CDS encoding TonB-dependent receptor, translated to MIKKTKWVAIVLSIITSSILMAETTILNDITVTANKQGNKKVSQIAGSVSVVDDIKIADQNIDETTKLTSLTPSFYITKTGPTAMTTFASMRGITGGMTGIPAVGFYVDDIYYSGLDMALFDIERIEILKGPQGTLYGRNSEAGIVNIVTKKGKMKDSAKIGIDYSSFNTIKTNAYINKIINKDTVLRAAIRYTKTDGYFTNKYNNDDKIGKNITTDFRVFLDRRINDKLKFTLGYEKQDSDSPSYAQFAAYDSKDLRKDINVDALGKTSKKSQGLNLNLKYDTEDMKIVSITSVRDEQYKSANDVDFNPFDLVYLDLAKDIDYISEELKFMSNNNDDFEWIGGVFLLLEKDKREYNTWMNFANMGMGVPGETLNQKSDTKTTGTALFGEVSKIIYDIKITFGLRYDREKKEFNYTQTGIGGVGMLAAMGYANETGNKSKTFDAWLPKLSLMYEKNENFIPYVIISKGYRSGGFNDKEKMGTSYKPEFTTNYEIGFKSSLANNLSLNGSLYYIKWDDMQVEVLVGTSVYTDNASTATSKGVELELDYMPTDNLSISMGISKVEAKYDSYSRGTVNYSGKKVVDVPETTFNLSSTYRDASGIYASVNYSKFGKLYFDNGNTKSQSYAISNIKIGYEEDDYDVYIYGNNILDEEYKTRAFEVSNAWYARAGAPQSFGVALNYRF